One Bacteroidota bacterium DNA segment encodes these proteins:
- a CDS encoding DUF4115 domain-containing protein, translated as MVTDERFQALGEELRRARIARGRSLDDIAATTKIHRRHLEAIESGDLTRIPQGPYVKAFVREFARAVGVAVPNEFALLPGAPPASPKDPKVVSHLAGERSAPISDVARETARMANTAVRSAVKSVTKTTESVVQMVETGGKEAIEVLTSKSLWDEAENVRRERHGLPPLPIEQKASEIPIEEAASVSSPRVRPVRTISKRATYGVIALLALLFGTAIFFAIRMYRTEGASTAVKGEYIPAPVETPTPSPGKKRTASSNTAATTSPTVPIKDSIHFILRATQPVWVSIAPDGVPAYRGQLRAGETRTFRAAEKILLDIGNQKSVEMQLDGQRLSNLPTIQNSSVVIRGLVLMRNHVSLGGRELNWKSLTSVPTPAAPIVAAPAAPIVPKSVPGKAPSKAKPTARTVKTPSIQPVRPVPVKNGTKPQLKPSQAKNSPSNLPSATPKSKQPKSKRSKGPTTELHSVEPVPPGP; from the coding sequence ATGGTCACTGACGAACGGTTTCAAGCATTGGGTGAGGAATTGAGACGGGCACGCATCGCGCGTGGCCGTTCGCTCGATGATATTGCCGCGACGACCAAAATTCACCGGCGCCATTTGGAGGCGATTGAATCTGGCGATTTGACCCGAATACCGCAGGGTCCCTATGTCAAGGCGTTTGTTCGGGAGTTCGCTCGCGCTGTCGGAGTGGCTGTGCCAAATGAGTTTGCCTTATTGCCGGGAGCACCACCTGCCTCCCCGAAGGATCCAAAGGTGGTGAGCCATTTAGCCGGCGAACGATCGGCGCCCATCTCCGATGTTGCGCGCGAAACAGCACGGATGGCGAACACCGCAGTCCGGTCGGCCGTCAAATCAGTCACTAAGACGACGGAAAGTGTCGTTCAAATGGTCGAGACTGGTGGGAAGGAGGCCATTGAAGTCTTGACTTCCAAAAGCCTCTGGGATGAGGCCGAGAATGTTCGGCGTGAACGGCACGGCTTGCCACCCCTTCCGATTGAACAGAAAGCTTCGGAGATTCCCATCGAGGAAGCAGCATCAGTATCGTCACCACGAGTACGTCCGGTTCGAACAATTTCCAAACGTGCGACTTATGGTGTGATTGCGTTATTGGCATTGCTCTTTGGTACCGCGATATTCTTTGCGATTCGCATGTATCGGACCGAAGGTGCGAGCACTGCCGTCAAAGGAGAGTATATTCCCGCGCCCGTTGAAACCCCAACCCCTTCGCCGGGCAAGAAACGTACAGCAAGTTCAAACACGGCAGCCACGACTTCGCCGACCGTGCCTATTAAGGACTCGATCCACTTCATCCTTCGGGCGACGCAGCCAGTCTGGGTTTCGATTGCACCAGATGGCGTGCCGGCATATCGGGGCCAGCTTCGTGCGGGAGAGACTCGCACGTTTCGTGCAGCCGAGAAAATCCTGCTGGACATCGGCAATCAGAAATCTGTTGAGATGCAGCTCGACGGTCAACGGCTCTCGAACCTGCCAACTATTCAAAATTCAAGCGTCGTAATACGCGGCTTGGTGTTGATGCGAAACCACGTCAGTCTCGGGGGACGAGAATTGAACTGGAAGTCTCTGACGAGTGTGCCTACTCCTGCGGCTCCAATTGTTGCTGCTCCAGCCGCGCCAATAGTACCAAAGAGCGTACCGGGGAAAGCTCCATCGAAGGCCAAGCCAACCGCGAGGACAGTAAAGACACCCAGTATACAGCCGGTGCGGCCCGTTCCGGTTAAGAATGGCACCAAGCCCCAGCTAAAGCCATCGCAGGCTAAGAATTCCCCCTCGAATCTTCCGTCGGCGACTCCGAAGTCGAAGCAACCCAAGAGCAAACGGAGCAAAGGACCGACCACTGAACTCCACTCCGTTGAACCTGTCCCGCCTGGTCCATAG
- a CDS encoding MFS transporter → MEFNGKALLPDVSWRKLKHAPQNLLSGTFRSLRHPNYRLFFFGQLISLIGTWLQNTALAWLVYSLTKNAMTLGIVSFLGSIPVLFFSVLAGTFADEHPKRRILVWTQAAAGVQAILLAVAIWTGNATVVVIGIANFLLGIVNAFDMPTRQAFVVEMASKEDVTNAVALNSAVFNAARLIGPAFAGYIIYALSIDMCFFLNGISYIAVILGLMMMRFDRLEIRKRALNVTRWSAMKEGIAYLNRIPQLRALMFLVMGMTLFGWSYTVNLPVVADHLLRGGSSVYSALLAANGAGALLAALSQAAFGSRFDARRMLFVGLGAFIVGLVTLSFALSIWMAVVALVCIGWGIITFFITANTTLQRRTPDHLRGRVMSIYTLAFAGLFPFGSLFAGWLAQFLGVADAFRINAAVLLCFAVPAMLYLRNVPRLRTLPREALEALLAGEQQVIQAEQISKG, encoded by the coding sequence ATGGAATTCAATGGAAAAGCATTATTGCCCGATGTGAGCTGGCGCAAGCTGAAGCATGCACCACAAAATTTGCTCAGCGGAACATTCCGCTCGCTCCGCCATCCGAATTATCGTCTTTTCTTTTTCGGTCAACTCATTTCGCTGATCGGCACGTGGCTGCAAAATACCGCGCTGGCCTGGCTCGTCTATTCGCTGACGAAGAACGCCATGACGCTCGGTATTGTCAGCTTTTTGGGTTCGATCCCAGTACTCTTTTTCTCTGTGCTGGCCGGCACCTTCGCCGATGAGCACCCCAAACGCAGAATCCTCGTCTGGACCCAAGCTGCGGCTGGGGTGCAGGCCATCTTGCTTGCCGTAGCGATTTGGACCGGCAATGCCACGGTTGTGGTAATTGGCATCGCGAATTTCCTGCTTGGGATCGTCAACGCATTCGATATGCCAACGCGCCAGGCATTTGTCGTGGAAATGGCTAGCAAGGAAGACGTGACAAATGCCGTGGCCCTCAATTCGGCAGTCTTCAATGCTGCGCGCCTGATTGGCCCAGCATTCGCCGGATATATTATCTACGCGCTCTCGATCGACATGTGCTTCTTCCTGAATGGGATCTCGTATATTGCGGTGATACTAGGGCTCATGATGATGCGCTTCGATCGCCTAGAGATCCGGAAACGAGCTCTAAATGTCACGCGCTGGAGCGCTATGAAAGAAGGTATTGCATACTTGAACCGAATTCCCCAATTGCGCGCGCTGATGTTCCTCGTCATGGGAATGACTCTCTTCGGATGGAGCTATACGGTGAATTTGCCAGTCGTGGCCGACCACCTGCTTCGTGGTGGATCCTCGGTCTATAGTGCACTGCTTGCTGCGAATGGTGCTGGTGCATTGTTGGCAGCGCTTTCGCAAGCGGCATTTGGCAGTAGATTCGATGCTCGCCGCATGCTCTTTGTTGGACTCGGAGCATTTATCGTCGGACTTGTCACACTATCGTTCGCGCTTTCCATCTGGATGGCTGTCGTCGCTCTCGTCTGTATTGGTTGGGGCATCATCACCTTTTTCATAACGGCAAATACGACTCTTCAGCGCCGGACACCCGATCATCTTCGGGGTCGTGTCATGAGCATCTACACGCTGGCATTTGCGGGGCTGTTCCCGTTCGGGAGTCTATTTGCCGGTTGGCTTGCCCAGTTTTTAGGCGTTGCGGACGCCTTCCGGATCAATGCGGCGGTGCTGCTCTGTTTTGCGGTTCCGGCCATGCTCTACCTGCGGAACGTCCCTCGGCTACGTACGTTACCACGCGAAGCCCTGGAAGCCCTGCTTGCCGGGGAACAACAGGTAATCCAAGCGGAACAGATTTCGAAAGGATGA
- a CDS encoding glycosyltransferase family 39 protein, which yields MQSVWDEAHDDLKPRVHESGTVSVHASDTGALGSLSYRDPLAILGTMPYPEEPWWQRLSPSTIFVLLASAIAVLFLGHELLIAGDLGFPKDQAWTDQVYARNFFHHIDFEFNSGDRTASPSAPFWIVFLSFGLGLFHDPLIAGKLLGAVFLFLAGYYSFRALKAIGIEHAAALLGGTLIMTAPAMAWAELSGLETCLASALILGAIWWLVAGSREHEKHHWTHGAIAGGIFALAALTRPESAIIFITVLINALFTSPRPWKNAGIMLSVFVLTIAPIGITNFAIGGTFLPPSFLTGITTSSAISLIGSGEFQRSASQIFLSVVGILVMIRDVYLPENPLWIITILLAFISRWRRPLIRRDAVDSLLSLVALVLVIFPYIRALLFGTSASGTSHESATAFVLPLYQLAGILSLVALVRRELFRSVTTKQILSVMAIAVLALGLTLGLGYEAWNALEFVLLLLLTGLFYMIALRHAGIRLGKPELGHIVLEADRMKMTFHRDEDMGAAQLSEPTIRVLRGVLLIALAANMALLPHVAHKFGHDVQLANTTEVKMARVIASMTQPNDIIATNAPGAMGFFSERRVLDLSGTLMPMDDFSSAKYLAWFGDPQTKPEKSALKQEFAIDSKAVLYRYIGWP from the coding sequence ATGCAAAGCGTTTGGGACGAAGCGCATGATGACTTGAAGCCGAGAGTCCACGAGTCAGGGACGGTCAGCGTGCATGCCAGTGATACTGGCGCGCTTGGTTCGCTGAGTTACCGCGACCCGTTGGCAATTCTTGGGACCATGCCGTATCCAGAAGAGCCATGGTGGCAGAGACTCTCACCCTCCACCATCTTCGTTCTGCTAGCTTCGGCGATTGCAGTCTTGTTTCTTGGTCATGAACTTCTGATCGCGGGTGATTTGGGGTTCCCAAAGGATCAGGCATGGACGGATCAAGTCTATGCTCGCAATTTTTTCCATCACATCGATTTCGAGTTCAATTCCGGCGATCGGACCGCAAGTCCGTCCGCGCCGTTTTGGATCGTATTTCTCTCGTTCGGACTTGGACTGTTCCACGATCCGCTCATTGCCGGAAAATTACTAGGCGCGGTATTTCTTTTCTTGGCCGGCTATTATAGTTTTCGCGCCCTGAAGGCCATTGGGATTGAGCATGCTGCCGCTCTGCTCGGCGGTACTCTCATCATGACAGCCCCCGCAATGGCCTGGGCGGAACTCTCGGGATTGGAGACCTGCCTGGCCTCGGCACTTATCCTTGGTGCTATATGGTGGCTGGTTGCCGGAAGCCGAGAACACGAGAAACATCATTGGACGCATGGCGCGATCGCTGGAGGGATCTTTGCGCTTGCAGCACTTACTCGACCAGAGTCCGCCATTATCTTTATCACAGTCTTGATCAATGCGCTCTTCACTTCCCCGCGTCCATGGAAGAATGCGGGTATTATGCTGAGTGTATTTGTGCTCACGATCGCGCCAATTGGAATAACGAACTTCGCTATTGGAGGGACATTTCTACCGCCATCATTTCTCACGGGAATCACAACATCCTCGGCGATCTCCCTAATAGGAAGTGGTGAGTTTCAGAGATCGGCCTCGCAGATCTTCTTGAGTGTTGTTGGTATTTTGGTAATGATTCGCGACGTGTATCTTCCCGAGAATCCTCTCTGGATCATTACGATCCTGCTAGCGTTCATCTCGCGTTGGAGGCGTCCGCTCATTCGCCGCGATGCGGTCGATTCACTTCTTTCGCTCGTGGCATTGGTTCTGGTAATCTTCCCGTACATAAGGGCTTTGCTGTTTGGGACGAGTGCGTCGGGCACTAGTCACGAATCGGCAACTGCCTTTGTGCTTCCGCTCTATCAACTTGCTGGTATTCTTTCGCTTGTGGCACTGGTTCGTCGGGAGTTGTTTCGTTCAGTTACGACAAAGCAGATCCTTTCGGTCATGGCAATTGCGGTCTTGGCATTGGGGCTGACTCTGGGTCTTGGTTATGAAGCGTGGAATGCTCTCGAGTTCGTCCTTCTGTTACTTCTGACCGGCTTGTTCTATATGATTGCCCTGCGCCATGCCGGCATTCGGCTTGGCAAACCAGAGTTGGGTCACATTGTGCTCGAAGCAGATAGAATGAAAATGACGTTTCATCGTGATGAAGATATGGGTGCCGCGCAATTGTCGGAACCCACGATCAGAGTGTTGCGTGGAGTGCTGTTGATAGCGCTGGCAGCAAATATGGCACTATTACCGCACGTCGCGCACAAGTTCGGGCATGATGTCCAGTTGGCCAATACGACGGAAGTCAAGATGGCGCGTGTGATTGCCAGTATGACTCAGCCGAATGATATTATCGCGACCAACGCGCCGGGGGCAATGGGATTCTTCTCGGAGCGACGTGTACTCGATTTGAGCGGTACACTGATGCCGATGGATGATTTCTCATCGGCCAAATATCTTGCCTGGTTTGGCGATCCTCAGACAAAACCGGAAAAGTCAGCCCTGAAGCAGGAGTTCGCGATCGATTCTAAAGCCGTTCTCTATCGATATATCGGGTGGCCTTAA
- a CDS encoding efflux RND transporter permease subunit encodes MFISDFAIKRPVVTITTMLALVIFGIFALRSLQIDEFPDVSAPFVMVMVPYPGASPEQVEREVVVRMEQVFGSISGMDVMNSKSMDGFAMITCQFVFSKNPDQAMQDVRDAISGIQNDLPLEMKPPILKKYDPDDLPIVSLILRSPGMSPADLTSMADPGITKEIRAINGVAQVTVSGAVNREISVNVRPADLEANGVSVAQVVQALQTQNLAAPVGALENPQVEQSIRLQGRIEDPEQFKLVPIATRNGQVVRLGDVADVRDTAKEARSLALFNGVEAVGLDITKSKGASTATVSNNVKAAIDDIKKTLPPGTSLEVIKDAGERVTRSVNNVKETLFEGAFLTVLVVFLFLNSWRSTVITGIALPVSVLAAFIAVMAAGFTLNVMSLMGLSLAIGILIDDAIVVRENIVRHVEMGEDHFTASHTGTNEIGLAVTATTFSIVAVFAPVGFMSGISGQWFKPFALTIACAVMVSLFVSFSLDPMLSAYWPDPQTEAHERRNWLARLLDRFNNWFNRQADKYRNVVAWALDHRWSMVGLVVVVFFGAIFLQAKFGGSGFAPSSDRSELTLSVETPPGSSLDYTRSKCDALTSLIRAHKEVPYVYTTIGNTANAFGGSSSAGDVTQASIYIKLVPKSDRHISADAFAANLRQQITAIGGVKCNIFTNPWGATQKEIQYQIRGTSDASMEQAAEMIEDVFHHTKGAVDVGLSTKGQKPEVEVNLRRGLIGTMGLSVGQTAQSLMPAFAGLKTGDWVDPNGKTRDVTVRLAASSRANVSDLLKVPIVVGGAGAGGTATPGIVPAVGTQQGSAVLPLGQIADIKEGVGPAEIDHLDQDRVINVEANTSGRSLGEIRTDLQNGIAKLQLPAGIQISNGAQAKNQDELAGSMGAALGLAILLMYLILVVQFGSFLDPLAILISLPLSLIGVVLMLLATGDSLNIMSMIGVMMLMGVVAKNAILLIDFAKWQHEKGMPLREALIEAGRIRLRPILMTTLALIAGMLPVAIGAGEGADFRAPLGRAVIGGVITSTILTLVVIPTIYELFSGWRDRFRARFGRKATAHAPASVEAAVLES; translated from the coding sequence ATGTTTATTTCAGATTTTGCTATCAAGCGCCCCGTTGTCACGATCACGACGATGTTGGCGCTCGTCATCTTTGGCATTTTCGCGCTCAGGAGTCTACAGATCGACGAATTTCCCGACGTATCTGCGCCGTTCGTAATGGTGATGGTCCCGTACCCCGGTGCCTCTCCCGAGCAGGTCGAGCGTGAAGTCGTCGTCCGTATGGAGCAGGTATTCGGTTCGATCAGCGGAATGGACGTGATGAACTCGAAGTCGATGGACGGCTTTGCCATGATCACCTGCCAGTTCGTCTTCAGCAAGAATCCGGATCAGGCGATGCAGGACGTTCGAGATGCGATCAGTGGCATCCAAAACGATCTGCCGCTGGAGATGAAGCCGCCGATCCTGAAGAAGTACGATCCGGATGATTTGCCGATCGTTTCGCTGATCCTTCGCTCTCCTGGAATGTCGCCGGCGGATCTGACATCGATGGCCGATCCTGGTATCACGAAAGAAATTCGCGCGATCAATGGTGTCGCGCAAGTTACTGTTAGTGGGGCGGTCAATCGTGAGATCTCGGTGAACGTGCGGCCCGCGGATCTCGAAGCTAATGGCGTGAGCGTGGCGCAAGTCGTCCAGGCGCTCCAAACGCAGAATCTCGCAGCGCCCGTGGGCGCTCTCGAAAATCCGCAGGTCGAGCAATCGATTCGGCTGCAAGGCCGTATCGAAGATCCCGAGCAGTTTAAGCTAGTGCCTATCGCAACCCGCAACGGCCAGGTGGTGCGCCTTGGAGACGTTGCCGACGTCCGCGATACCGCGAAGGAAGCCCGTTCACTGGCACTCTTCAATGGTGTTGAAGCAGTGGGTTTAGATATCACCAAATCCAAAGGTGCGAGCACAGCAACCGTCTCGAACAACGTCAAGGCTGCGATTGATGATATCAAGAAGACTCTTCCACCCGGGACGTCGCTTGAAGTCATCAAAGATGCGGGCGAGCGTGTCACGCGATCGGTCAACAACGTGAAGGAGACACTCTTCGAAGGCGCATTTCTGACGGTGTTAGTCGTATTTCTCTTCCTTAATTCGTGGCGATCCACGGTCATAACCGGTATTGCGTTGCCCGTTTCGGTGCTGGCCGCGTTCATCGCAGTTATGGCGGCAGGCTTTACTCTGAACGTCATGTCGCTGATGGGACTTTCACTTGCCATCGGAATCCTGATCGATGATGCGATCGTCGTTCGAGAAAATATTGTACGACACGTAGAAATGGGAGAGGATCATTTCACAGCATCGCACACTGGCACAAATGAGATCGGACTCGCAGTGACCGCCACGACATTTTCGATCGTAGCAGTCTTTGCGCCCGTGGGATTTATGAGCGGCATTTCGGGGCAGTGGTTCAAACCCTTTGCTCTGACGATTGCATGCGCCGTAATGGTCTCGCTGTTCGTGAGCTTCTCGCTGGATCCAATGCTTTCGGCATACTGGCCCGATCCTCAAACGGAAGCACATGAACGCCGCAACTGGTTGGCGCGATTACTCGACCGATTCAATAATTGGTTTAACCGTCAGGCCGATAAGTACCGCAATGTTGTCGCCTGGGCGCTCGATCATCGATGGTCGATGGTCGGACTCGTCGTTGTCGTATTCTTCGGCGCAATCTTTTTGCAGGCGAAGTTTGGAGGCTCCGGCTTCGCGCCCAGCAGCGATCGTTCGGAGCTGACGCTCTCGGTTGAAACGCCGCCCGGTTCATCCCTTGACTATACGCGGTCGAAATGCGATGCGCTGACTAGTCTTATACGTGCCCACAAGGAAGTCCCGTACGTTTACACAACGATCGGAAATACGGCCAATGCCTTCGGCGGATCATCCAGCGCAGGGGACGTTACGCAGGCGAGCATCTATATCAAGCTGGTGCCCAAGAGCGATAGACATATCTCGGCCGATGCGTTTGCTGCAAATCTCCGGCAACAGATTACAGCGATCGGAGGCGTAAAATGCAACATCTTCACGAACCCGTGGGGGGCGACCCAAAAGGAAATCCAATATCAGATTCGCGGCACGAGCGATGCCAGTATGGAGCAAGCCGCAGAAATGATTGAAGATGTCTTTCATCACACGAAAGGCGCGGTCGATGTGGGTCTTTCGACAAAGGGCCAGAAGCCAGAGGTTGAAGTTAATCTCCGACGTGGATTGATTGGCACAATGGGACTATCGGTTGGGCAGACCGCCCAATCACTCATGCCCGCATTCGCCGGGCTTAAGACGGGTGATTGGGTCGACCCCAACGGCAAGACCCGCGACGTCACGGTGCGGCTCGCAGCCTCATCGCGTGCGAATGTATCGGATCTTCTGAAAGTACCAATTGTCGTCGGAGGCGCTGGTGCCGGTGGAACAGCCACGCCAGGGATCGTGCCAGCCGTCGGGACGCAACAAGGTTCGGCCGTCCTGCCACTCGGTCAAATTGCAGATATTAAGGAGGGCGTGGGACCTGCCGAGATCGATCATCTCGATCAGGACCGGGTGATCAATGTGGAGGCCAATACTTCCGGCCGTTCGCTTGGTGAAATTCGAACTGACCTTCAGAACGGCATCGCGAAGCTTCAATTGCCAGCAGGGATTCAAATTTCTAACGGTGCGCAAGCCAAGAATCAGGATGAACTGGCGGGTTCGATGGGCGCAGCGCTTGGCCTGGCGATTCTTCTCATGTACTTAATCCTTGTCGTGCAATTCGGCTCGTTCCTCGATCCGTTGGCTATTCTCATCTCGTTGCCGCTTTCGCTGATCGGCGTCGTACTGATGTTACTGGCCACGGGCGACTCGCTCAATATCATGTCGATGATCGGCGTGATGATGTTAATGGGCGTGGTGGCAAAAAATGCTATCCTCCTCATTGACTTCGCAAAATGGCAGCATGAAAAGGGTATGCCGCTTCGGGAGGCGCTCATAGAGGCTGGACGGATCCGCTTGCGTCCGATTCTGATGACCACGCTTGCTCTCATTGCGGGCATGCTACCAGTCGCAATCGGGGCTGGTGAGGGTGCCGATTTCCGCGCGCCGCTCGGCCGGGCAGTCATTGGCGGAGTAATTACTTCCACGATTCTCACACTCGTTGTGATTCCCACCATTTATGAACTGTTCAGCGGTTGGAGAGACCGATTCCGCGCACGGTTTGGCCGTAAGGCAACGGCACATGCTCCCGCATCGGTTGAGGCTGCCGTTCTCGAAAGCTAA
- a CDS encoding efflux RND transporter periplasmic adaptor subunit encodes MKYIPYLVIVTFISLAACKKAPPPPPPSAVQVGAEGYAVATEGAIESGPSISGTLVPRDQAVVRAQISGSVLKVFVDQGRNVKAGEIIATIDNSALGEAVQSARNAVTSAQNSLDVAKREQDRQEKLVTAGAISEQSVDQARRMTIAAEAALSQSKTQLANAQKQFSYATLRAPFSGVVSEKNVAAGDVVQPGTPMLTIVDPSTLELQGAVPANAIGLVHTGLEIQFSVTGYPGRQFLGKIARINPAADPMTRQVRIYAEIPNTGRALVAGLYAEGRVASEHKTTLMLPVDAVDRKTITPAVIRIVNDVVQRVPITLGTLDEQNNVIEITSGISVGDTVLRGPARDIGLGTHIKILPPKS; translated from the coding sequence ATGAAATACATTCCTTATCTTGTCATAGTAACGTTCATTTCGTTGGCGGCCTGTAAAAAGGCACCGCCACCCCCACCGCCGTCAGCGGTGCAGGTTGGCGCGGAAGGGTATGCCGTCGCGACTGAGGGCGCCATCGAGAGTGGCCCAAGCATTTCGGGCACGCTTGTTCCTCGCGATCAAGCGGTCGTACGGGCTCAGATCTCTGGCTCGGTGCTCAAGGTCTTTGTCGATCAGGGGCGGAATGTCAAGGCCGGCGAAATCATCGCGACGATCGACAATAGCGCCCTGGGTGAGGCCGTCCAAAGCGCCAGGAATGCTGTTACCAGTGCTCAGAATAGTTTGGATGTAGCGAAGCGTGAACAGGACCGTCAAGAGAAGCTGGTCACGGCGGGAGCGATCAGTGAGCAATCGGTCGATCAGGCGCGCCGCATGACGATCGCCGCGGAGGCTGCACTCTCGCAATCCAAAACGCAACTCGCGAACGCACAGAAGCAATTTTCCTACGCCACGTTACGCGCTCCTTTTTCGGGGGTCGTTAGCGAGAAAAATGTCGCCGCTGGAGACGTGGTACAACCCGGTACTCCGATGCTGACCATCGTCGATCCTTCGACGCTTGAACTGCAAGGTGCAGTACCTGCCAATGCGATCGGACTCGTGCATACCGGACTCGAGATTCAATTCAGCGTGACCGGCTATCCGGGAAGGCAGTTCCTCGGTAAGATCGCGCGGATTAATCCTGCCGCCGATCCCATGACGCGGCAAGTTCGCATTTATGCCGAAATTCCAAATACTGGACGCGCGCTGGTCGCGGGACTCTATGCGGAGGGCCGCGTTGCAAGCGAGCACAAGACGACGTTAATGTTGCCCGTGGATGCTGTCGATCGCAAGACGATCACCCCAGCGGTCATACGAATTGTAAACGACGTCGTGCAACGCGTGCCCATCACACTTGGGACACTCGACGAGCAGAACAATGTGATTGAAATCACATCGGGCATTTCGGTTGGGGATACCGTATTGCGTGGCCCGGCGCGCGATATTGGGCTTGGGACCCACATCAAGATCCTGCCGCCAAAGTCATAA
- a CDS encoding TolC family protein, translating into MARQLTMLAIIALVAPLSLSAQQRVDDRSSTRRTLSLDEAIDAALHRGEEVQIAEAGVRAAEGGIAVATSGMLPQIAASANYTRTLKSQYSMSTNAPDTSQISKALSSLFSSFPFGKENVWTLGLTASQSIFTGGRLSAQREAAQARKRSADIDLTAAEAQVMLNVTQSYYDAELSDTLVQISQDALKQAEEVYKQVQLAYEVGEKAEFDALRAKVARDNQIPILLQSQSDRAQAYYRLKQLLNFSLDDSLVLTTPVVDSLARFASRSDTAEDARAPVRQAMENITASDAQIRIAEAARWPQITASSSYSPVAYPNQFFPNNNDWLSNWTAGVTLSLPLYTGGNIGGNIDQARATRDQASGRLEQAREAAAMDARSSIDALHTSEANLRSTASTASEAARAYEIAHLRYTQGISTQLELDDARLQEEQSRANWARAVRNYQVARAKLALLKDLPVSPAQAAAPLQGAVMQQSSPSLQSSAGPSASSAMGGSASPTGQ; encoded by the coding sequence TTGGCTCGTCAGCTCACAATGTTGGCTATTATCGCGCTTGTCGCGCCGCTCTCCCTGAGCGCTCAGCAGAGGGTGGATGATCGGTCATCCACCCGGCGTACCCTTTCGCTCGATGAGGCGATCGATGCCGCACTCCATCGCGGCGAAGAGGTGCAGATCGCGGAGGCCGGGGTCCGGGCGGCTGAAGGCGGCATTGCGGTTGCCACAAGCGGGATGCTCCCGCAGATTGCCGCCTCTGCCAATTACACCCGAACGCTGAAGTCTCAGTATAGCATGTCCACCAACGCACCGGACACGTCACAGATCTCGAAGGCGCTCTCATCGCTGTTTTCGAGCTTTCCATTTGGCAAGGAGAACGTGTGGACGCTCGGACTGACCGCCTCGCAAAGCATTTTCACTGGGGGTCGGCTTTCGGCCCAGCGCGAGGCCGCACAGGCACGGAAACGGTCGGCGGACATCGATCTTACGGCAGCGGAGGCCCAGGTCATGCTGAATGTGACTCAAAGTTATTACGACGCCGAGTTGTCTGACACATTAGTCCAAATCTCGCAGGACGCCCTGAAGCAGGCCGAGGAGGTGTACAAGCAAGTGCAGCTTGCGTATGAGGTAGGCGAAAAAGCCGAGTTCGATGCCCTGCGCGCGAAGGTCGCTCGCGACAATCAAATTCCGATCCTGCTGCAAAGCCAAAGCGACCGTGCCCAGGCGTACTACCGCCTCAAGCAATTGCTGAATTTCTCGCTCGACGATTCGCTTGTGCTCACCACCCCCGTGGTCGATTCGCTTGCGCGGTTTGCGTCACGAAGCGACACTGCTGAGGACGCGCGCGCTCCGGTCCGGCAAGCGATGGAGAATATCACGGCAAGCGACGCGCAGATCCGCATTGCCGAAGCTGCGCGCTGGCCCCAGATTACAGCGAGTTCGTCGTATTCACCGGTTGCGTACCCCAATCAGTTCTTCCCAAACAACAACGATTGGCTTTCGAACTGGACTGCGGGGGTTACGCTCTCGCTACCGCTCTATACGGGTGGGAATATCGGTGGCAACATCGATCAGGCACGCGCTACGCGCGATCAGGCCAGTGGCCGGCTCGAGCAGGCTCGCGAAGCAGCGGCCATGGATGCGCGAAGCTCCATTGATGCGTTGCATACATCTGAGGCGAACTTGCGCTCGACGGCAAGCACCGCATCGGAAGCTGCGCGCGCATACGAAATTGCACATCTGCGGTACACGCAAGGAATCTCAACTCAATTGGAGCTTGACGACGCACGCTTGCAGGAAGAGCAATCCCGCGCGAACTGGGCGCGTGCCGTCCGTAACTATCAGGTCGCGCGCGCAAAACTGGCGTTACTCAAGGACTTGCCGGTCAGCCCGGCACAGGCTGCCGCACCCCTGCAAGGAGCGGTTATGCAACAGTCTTCACCTTCACTACAGTCGTCTGCTGGTCCATCGGCCTCGTCCGCGATGGGAGGATCGGCGTCGCCTACGGGACAATGA